A stretch of Aureispira sp. CCB-E DNA encodes these proteins:
- a CDS encoding glycosyltransferase family 9 protein, with amino-acid sequence MQKILLLRFSSIGDIVLTSPVVRCLKTQLPNVEIHFLTKKTFTSILDANPYIDQVHTFDKDTQPLKQVVKALQKEQYTLLIDLHKNLRSWYVARQLGIKTIAFNKLNLQKWLLTQFKIDKMPHLHIVDRYLDTVRELNIKNDDKGLDYHIPPQDYIDLTTLDQRLTDQTFIVFVIGAAHATKRLPASKIKSICQMLSKELIVLIGGKGDREAAQIIETAGNQVINACGQFNLHQSASIVDRAKVVIAHDTGFMHIAAALKRPIVSIWGNTVPKFGMYPYLPSNGPKFTIIEQPTLTCRPCSKIGHPQCPKGHFNCMNQLDGATIVEAVLDILDNN; translated from the coding sequence ATGCAAAAAATTCTTCTTCTTCGTTTCAGCTCTATTGGCGACATTGTCCTAACTAGTCCTGTTGTTCGCTGTTTAAAAACACAGTTACCAAACGTTGAGATTCATTTTTTGACCAAAAAGACGTTTACTTCCATTCTCGACGCCAATCCGTACATTGATCAGGTACATACCTTTGATAAAGACACACAACCTCTCAAACAAGTCGTCAAAGCACTACAAAAAGAACAATACACACTACTCATTGATTTACACAAAAATCTTAGATCTTGGTATGTTGCTCGCCAATTAGGGATCAAAACCATAGCGTTCAATAAATTAAATCTTCAGAAATGGCTGCTAACGCAATTTAAGATAGATAAAATGCCCCACCTTCATATTGTAGATCGTTATTTGGATACTGTTCGAGAATTAAATATTAAGAACGATGACAAGGGCTTAGATTACCACATTCCACCTCAAGATTATATTGATTTAACAACACTCGACCAACGTTTAACCGATCAGACCTTTATTGTCTTTGTGATTGGTGCTGCCCATGCCACCAAACGCTTGCCTGCTTCCAAAATTAAGTCCATCTGCCAAATGCTATCCAAAGAACTAATTGTTCTCATTGGCGGCAAAGGAGATCGTGAAGCTGCCCAAATTATTGAAACAGCAGGAAATCAGGTGATCAATGCCTGTGGCCAATTCAACTTACATCAATCGGCATCTATTGTAGACCGAGCCAAAGTAGTTATTGCTCATGATACGGGTTTCATGCACATTGCTGCTGCATTAAAGCGTCCCATTGTTTCTATTTGGGGCAATACCGTTCCCAAATTTGGCATGTATCCTTACTTGCCTAGTAATGGTCCTAAATTTACCATCATAGAGCAACCGACGCTCACTTGCCGCCCTTGTTCCAAAATTGGTCACCCGCAATGCCCCAAAGGACATTTCAATTGCATGAATCAACTCGATGGAGCGACTATTGTGGAGGCTGTTTTAGATATTCTGGACAACAACTAA
- a CDS encoding 4Fe-4S binding protein encodes MAIYITDECINCGACEPECPNNAIYDGGVEWAYADGTGATGMFQLVDGQEVDAHKMNAPVEEDFYYIVTDKCTECVGFHEEPQCAAVCPVDCCVPDENHVESEERLLKKKAILHV; translated from the coding sequence ATGGCTATTTATATCACTGATGAATGCATCAATTGTGGTGCTTGCGAACCAGAATGCCCCAACAACGCCATCTATGATGGAGGCGTAGAATGGGCTTATGCAGATGGTACAGGTGCAACGGGCATGTTTCAACTTGTTGATGGACAGGAAGTAGATGCGCATAAAATGAATGCACCGGTTGAAGAAGATTTCTACTATATCGTAACTGATAAGTGTACAGAATGTGTTGGTTTTCACGAAGAACCACAATGTGCAGCAGTTTGCCCTGTTGATTGTTGTGTTCCTGACGAAAATCATGTAGAATCAGAAGAAAGATTGCTAAAGAAAAAGGCGATTCTACACGTTTAA